A single genomic interval of Nycticebus coucang isolate mNycCou1 chromosome 21, mNycCou1.pri, whole genome shotgun sequence harbors:
- the LOC128574136 gene encoding 39S ribosomal protein L42, mitochondrial-like: MAGAAVKWVVSKRSILKHLFPIQNGALYCVHHKSTYSSLPDDYNCEVELALTSGRTIVCYHPSVDIPYEHTKPVPLPDSVCNKGETHDQVLKTRLAEKSERLEQGPMIEQLSKMFFTIKHHWYPCGQYHTRRKKLNPPKDS; encoded by the coding sequence ATGGCTGGAGCAGCAGTAAAATGGGTGGTATCAAAGAGAAGTATcttgaaacatttatttccaaTCCAAAATGGAGCTTTATATTGTGTTCATCATAAATCTACATATTCTTCTCTACCAGATGACTATAATTGCGAAGTAGAGCTTGCTTTGACATCTGGCAGGACAATAGTATGCTACCATCCTTCTGTGGACATTCCATATGAACACACAAAACCTGTTCCTCTACCAGATTCTGTGTGTAATAAGGGAGAAACACATGATCAAGTGCTGAAAACCAGATTAGCAGAAAAAAGTGAACGCCTTGAACAAGGACCCATGATAGAACAACTTAGCAAAATGTTCTTTACTATTAAGCACCATTGGTATCCTTGCGGACAGTATCACACTCGTCGTAAGAAACTGAATCCTCCAAAGGACAGCTGA